In the genome of Aequorivita sp. H23M31, the window ATAAGGAGAATACGAACTATTTGATAGGTTGGCTCTGCCCAATCTCGATAAAAACCGGTAAGGACCAAGTTACCTTGAGCCACTTCATCCTTTAAAAAGCGAATTCCTCTAAGAATATATCGGAAAACGATTATGATAACAATTATTGTCACTAGGTCCGGAAGGTAATTCCAGAAGGAGAGTAAAATATTTTTTAGCGGATTTAGAATATATCCAAATAGAGTGGAGGCAAAATGTTCTGTCCAGGGGAAAATTCCGAACAATATGGGTAGGGCAATATAAATAGCCAATAAAATAATCAACCATTTCAAAACTTTGTTGATTACAAGTAAAACATTGATCTGTCTATCAGCATCAAAGAGGGTGTAATTTTTAATTTGAACTCCTTTGATTTTTTTATCCTTTTGCGACTGGATTTTAACCGCAGTGTAATCGAAGAACTTGGAAATATATTTTATTAAGGCTATTATAATAAGAAGCACAAGAAGTGCGAGACCAATCTTTTTTGCAATATTGAAATAGTTTGTTTCCTCCTTATATCTTATAACTTCTGCCGTAAGGATGCTTTTGTATTCTTGGGCCAGTTCTTCCTTCGACGTATTGTTCCAAATAGCATCCGTTTCCGTTATGCTCATTATGATTGTTTCGCTCCAAACAATATCATAAGTTGTTTCGGCATTTTCTATTTTAAGGGAAGTATCGTCGAATTTAGGTGCATTTCCCAGATTTTCTAATTTTTTGTTGATAGCCTGTGCCCGATCCTTAGGAGAAAAGCTACCCAATTTAGAATAAAGGGTAAATAAAGTGTCATTAAAAAATCCGATTACCGGAAAACCTTTGGTCGTTTTTTTTAAGGAATCGATTCTCGCTTTTTTCCCCAACAATCGGTTCTTTTCTTTTGCATTTATTGCCTCCAATTGGGCCTGGAGTTCTTCTTTTTTAAGGTTATCCGTGGTTTTTAGAGCACGTAATTGTTCTTCAAGGTTGCTTTTTTGAACAGAGTCTGCTAGTCGTTGGTTCTCGATTTCCAGAAGTCGCTTATTATAGCTTTCGAGTAAAGCAATATTCACGGAATCTTTTTTGACAGTAGTGGTATCATCTTGGGAAAATACTACGCCTCCACAAAAAAAGAGAGCAAGGAATGTTATAATAATTTTGGAACGAATCATCTAGTATCGATTTTGGGCTAAAATAACTAAAAACAAACTCAAGTAAATCAAAAACTTAGAAAGGAAAGAAGAGAAGAGCTATCTCCATTAAAGTGAAAAAAACCGGCTAGAGAATTGCATTCTCTGCCGGTAAGACATTTTAAATGTGATTTATATTTATATATCGTCAAATTCGATATCAGTAAAATTACTGGTATCTGTTTCACCATTGAGTGATGGATTAGAAACAGCCTCAGCAGCTTGTTCTTCTTCATAAGAAGGTTTGTAATCTTTCTGATGGCGCTCGCTAATTACTTCTTCTCCCTTTTCGTCAATAACATAATTGATCATTTCCTCGAGAGTATCCTTGAATTCAGAAAAATCCTCTTTATACAAATAGATTTTGTGTTTTTTGTAATGGAAGGATCCATCGTCGTTCGTAAACTTTTTGCTTTCTGTGATGGTCAGGTAAAAATCTCCTGCTTTCGTGGACCGTACATCAAAAAAATAAGTACGGCGTCCTGCCCGCATTACTTTTGAAAAAATCTCTTCTTGCTCCATTGTAAATTGTTCACCCATGATGTTTGTTTTTTTCTTTATACGATGCCAAAAATCTAAAAAATTTCTATACTAGCCAAAGTAAATTTACATTTCTTTTTCCATAAGTTGCTTTGCATACAACTCCTTGTAATAACCCTCAGAGGCAACTAGTTGATTGTGCGTGCCTCTTTGGATTATTCTTCCCTCCTCCAAAACAATAATTTTAGTGGCATTTTTTACCGATGAAATTCTATGGCTTACGATTATTGTTGTCTTGTTTTTGGTGATTTTTTGCAAATTATGAAGTATCTGTTCTTCCGTTTCTGTATCCACCGCAGATAGGCAGTCGTCAAATAGCAGAATTTTCGGATCTTTTATTATCGCCCTTGCAATGGACAGTCGTTGTTTTTGCCCACCGCTCAAGGTGATCCCGCGTTCTCCAAGAACGGTATCATAACCTTTGTTGAATTCAATAATGTTTTTATGGACCACAGCATTTTTTGCGGCCTGGATAACTTCCTCTTCCGAAGCATCTTCCTTCCCGAATTTAATATTATTCCGAAGAGTATCACTGAACAGAAAGGCATCTTGTGGCACATATCCTATACTATTCCGTAAATCTTGTAAATTTAGTTGCTTAATATTTGTTCCATCAATCGTCAACATTCCATCTGCTACATCGTATAGCCTTCCAATAAGTTCAAGAATGGTTGATTTTCCCGAACCTGTATTACCAACAATAGCAAGGGTTTCTCCCTGAGTTACCGAAAAGGAAACGTCTTTTAAAGCGGTAATGCCCGTATCTGGATAGGTAAAAGTAAGCTTGTGGAATTCAATAGTACCATTAATAGGAGTGTGTTCATCCTTTTCATTTTGAATGGCAGGTTCGGTATGTAGAAATTCATTAATTCTTTTTTGCGACGCCTCCGCCTGCTGTACCATAGAAGCTACAAACCCTACGACCGCAACCGGCCAAGTAAGCATGTTTACATACATTAAAAACTCGACAAGCGTTCCAATTTCAGCAATTTGTCCATTGATGTATCGCGTCCCTCCTATATAAACTACAAGAATATTACTCACCCCAATCAACAACATCATAAGGGGGCCAAATAGTGCTTGAACCTTCGCCAGATCGATATTCTTTTCTTTACTGCCTTCAGCAAGTTGTTCAAAATCATTATTTATTCGGGGCTCGATTCCATAAGCTTTGATTACCGAAATTCCGCTAAAACTCTCTTGGGTAAATGATGTTAATTTGGAAAGATATTGCTGAACTATTGTACTCTTTTGATGGATCATTACACTCAGCTTAAAAATAGCAAACGAAAGTATTGGGAAAGGGGCTACTGCATACAAAGTGAGAATAGGATCTTTATAAAACATATATGTGATAACTACTATAAAAAGAGTCACGGTAGAGATACTGTACATAAGGGCAGGACCTACATACATTCGTACTTTTGAAACGTCTTCACTAATACGGTTCATTAAGTCTCCTGTTCTGTTTTGTTTGTAGAATCCTAATGAGAGTCTTTCGTAATGTTCAAAAACCTTGTTTTTTATATCATATTCAACATAGCGGGATACGACTATAAATGTCTGGCGCATAATAAAAGTAAAGAATCCTGAAAGAAGCGCTGCCCCCAAAAGTAATAGCACATTTATCAAAAGAGCATGTTTTACATCGGCGAGATTGGTTATATCGCCATCCATATATTGTTTTATAGCAGTAACAGAATCGCCAATTTTCATAGGAACTACCAATTTGAAAACCGTTGCGATGATGGTGATGAACACGCCTAGGATAAGTCGCCCTTTATATTTTAAAAAATAATGGTTTAAATATTTTAATTCTTTCATTTATAGAAATTAGGCTTTTTTTTATATTCCTAAATTAACAAGCATTTTATTGTAAAGTACATAGTGAAATATTACTTTTGCAACAGCATTTTAAGGAATAAATAATTATAATTTACAAGGTATGACCACTGAAATAATCGACAAAAACGAACTTCATAAAATGGATCCAGTATTCGGACAAGAGTCTTTTGACAATCACGAACAGATTGTTTTTTGCAACGACAAAGATACTGGATTAAAAGCAATAATTGGTATACACAATACAGTTTTGGGTCCCTCTTTGGGAGGTACCAGGATGTGGAATTACACTTCAGAATGGGATGCTCTTAATGATGTTTTGCGTCTTTCTAGAGGAATGACTTATAAGAGTGCAATTTCTGGTCTAAACCTTGGCGGGGGAAAAGCCGTAATAATCGGAGATGCAAAAACCCAAAAGACCCCGGAACTGATGCTCAAGTTCGGGGAATTTGTAAACTCGTTGGGTGGGAAGTACATTACTGCTGAAGATGTTGGGATGCAAACTTCCGATATGGATTTGGTGCGTACGGTAACTCCTTACGTTACAGGACTTTCTGAGTCTTTGGGAGGAAAAGGGAACCCCTCTCCAATTACTGCTTATGGTGTTTTTATGGGAATGAAAGGGGCAGCACAATTTACTTTCGGAAGTGATGACCTAGAAGGGAAAGTGGTATATGTTCAAGGTATTGGTAATGTGGGTGAAGCTTTGGTGGAGCGTCTTAGCAAAGATGGCGCAAAAGTTTTCATTTCCGATATTAACCGAGACAAATTGGAAGAAGTACGTGATAAGTATAACGTTAAGATATATGAAGGAAACGACCTCTATTCCGAAGAAATGGATATTTATGCACCCTGTGCATTGGGAGCGACGGTAAACGACCAAACCATTGGAAAATTAAAGACTAAAATTATTGCGGGAGCGGCCAATAACCAATTGGCAGTTGAACAAAAACATGGAAAGATGCTCCGCGATAAAGGAATTATCTGGGCACCCGACTTTTTGATTAATGCTGGTGGGGTTATCAATGTTTACGCTGAACTGGAAAACTACGATCGTAAGGAAATTATGCGTAAAACCGAACATATCTACGATACCACATTGGAAATCCTGAAAAATGCTGCCGATAACTCTATAACTACGTATCAAGCGGCGTACAATATTGCCCAAGCCAGAATCGATGAGCGAAAAAACCAAAAATAGTTAACTAAATTGAGTCGTAACTCAGTTGGTATTTTAATATCTTTGCAGCGCACAAGAATATTCTTGTGCGTTGTTTTTTAATAGTTCTTTCATAAAAATATGCTTACACGAAGACATATTAGGGTAAAGGTTTTGCAATCTATCTATGCGTATAACCGACGGGTAAACCCCGATTTGGACGCTCAAGAGAAATTTTTGAAATACAGTATTGAGCAAATGCAGGATCTCTATTTGTTGATGCTTCAGCTAATGATATCCATGCAGGGGCAGGCCGAACGATTTCTGATTATCTCCAAACAAAAATATTTGGCTACCGAAATGGAGAAAAATCCCAGCCATACTTTTGTCGATAATAAATTATTGAAATTAATCGCCTCCAACTCTCTTTTCGCTGAAACTATAGAGAAAAAGAAATTGGATTATTGGAAAATGGATTC includes:
- a CDS encoding mechanosensitive ion channel family protein; its protein translation is MIRSKIIITFLALFFCGGVVFSQDDTTTVKKDSVNIALLESYNKRLLEIENQRLADSVQKSNLEEQLRALKTTDNLKKEELQAQLEAINAKEKNRLLGKKARIDSLKKTTKGFPVIGFFNDTLFTLYSKLGSFSPKDRAQAINKKLENLGNAPKFDDTSLKIENAETTYDIVWSETIIMSITETDAIWNNTSKEELAQEYKSILTAEVIRYKEETNYFNIAKKIGLALLVLLIIIALIKYISKFFDYTAVKIQSQKDKKIKGVQIKNYTLFDADRQINVLLVINKVLKWLIILLAIYIALPILFGIFPWTEHFASTLFGYILNPLKNILLSFWNYLPDLVTIIVIIIVFRYILRGIRFLKDEVAQGNLVLTGFYRDWAEPTYQIVRILLIAFMIVVIWPYLPGSDSPIFKGVSVFLGFLFTFGSAGSLSNVIAGLILTYMRLFTIGDRVKIGDVSGDVIEKSALVTRVRTAQNEIISIPNSTVMSSHTVNYSIDAPEKGLIIHSTVTIGYDVPWRKVHEALIEAALRTEFVLKEPAPFVLQTGLEDFYVAYEINAYIREANRQGGIYSHLHENIQDVFNERGIEIMSPHYRAGRDGSTTTIPEVYWPKKPKTKRD
- a CDS encoding PUR family DNA/RNA-binding protein — translated: MGEQFTMEQEEIFSKVMRAGRRTYFFDVRSTKAGDFYLTITESKKFTNDDGSFHYKKHKIYLYKEDFSEFKDTLEEMINYVIDEKGEEVISERHQKDYKPSYEEEQAAEAVSNPSLNGETDTSNFTDIEFDDI
- a CDS encoding ABC transporter ATP-binding protein; translation: MKELKYLNHYFLKYKGRLILGVFITIIATVFKLVVPMKIGDSVTAIKQYMDGDITNLADVKHALLINVLLLLGAALLSGFFTFIMRQTFIVVSRYVEYDIKNKVFEHYERLSLGFYKQNRTGDLMNRISEDVSKVRMYVGPALMYSISTVTLFIVVITYMFYKDPILTLYAVAPFPILSFAIFKLSVMIHQKSTIVQQYLSKLTSFTQESFSGISVIKAYGIEPRINNDFEQLAEGSKEKNIDLAKVQALFGPLMMLLIGVSNILVVYIGGTRYINGQIAEIGTLVEFLMYVNMLTWPVAVVGFVASMVQQAEASQKRINEFLHTEPAIQNEKDEHTPINGTIEFHKLTFTYPDTGITALKDVSFSVTQGETLAIVGNTGSGKSTILELIGRLYDVADGMLTIDGTNIKQLNLQDLRNSIGYVPQDAFLFSDTLRNNIKFGKEDASEEEVIQAAKNAVVHKNIIEFNKGYDTVLGERGITLSGGQKQRLSIARAIIKDPKILLFDDCLSAVDTETEEQILHNLQKITKNKTTIIVSHRISSVKNATKIIVLEEGRIIQRGTHNQLVASEGYYKELYAKQLMEKEM
- a CDS encoding Glu/Leu/Phe/Val family dehydrogenase, with translation MTTEIIDKNELHKMDPVFGQESFDNHEQIVFCNDKDTGLKAIIGIHNTVLGPSLGGTRMWNYTSEWDALNDVLRLSRGMTYKSAISGLNLGGGKAVIIGDAKTQKTPELMLKFGEFVNSLGGKYITAEDVGMQTSDMDLVRTVTPYVTGLSESLGGKGNPSPITAYGVFMGMKGAAQFTFGSDDLEGKVVYVQGIGNVGEALVERLSKDGAKVFISDINRDKLEEVRDKYNVKIYEGNDLYSEEMDIYAPCALGATVNDQTIGKLKTKIIAGAANNQLAVEQKHGKMLRDKGIIWAPDFLINAGGVINVYAELENYDRKEIMRKTEHIYDTTLEILKNAADNSITTYQAAYNIAQARIDERKNQK